The Pyxidicoccus sp. MSG2 DNA segment GGGGATGCCGTCCGCCAGCATCACCCCCGGCACGTCGATGATGTCCTTCACCCGGGGCACGTCCCAGACGAAGGGCTGCCGGTAGACGGGCGGCACCTTCACGTCCGGCGGTATCTCCTTGAGGGGCTCCGGCTCCAGGTCTTCGACCTGGGGCAGGTAGTTCGTCTTCGGAGGCGGCAGCATCAGAGGCGGCGCCGCCGCGGGCGGCTTCGCGGCCGCTGCGCCGGAAGGCTTCGCCGTCTTCGGGGGCTTCGCCTTCTCCGCGGGCCTGCTCGCGGCGGGGCGTGCACTGGCGTCCGCCGGGGCGGGAGCCCGCTCTTCGGCCGCACCGGTGCCGCTCATGCCCAGCACCAGCGCCAGCAGGCTCCACTTCATGCGTTACCTCGGCTCCACGGCGTGCGGCTCCCGTCCGTCATTGCTCGTCCGGCACGGTCGCCGCCTTCTCCTTGCCGCTGGGCCCGTCCTTCGGGCAGCTGCTGCTGCACGTGCGGAAGGTCCGCTCGTACTTCTTGGTGCACTGCGTGGCGCAGGCCTGGAAGCGGGCACCATCTCCGCCCTTGCTGGGCATGGCGGGAGGAGGGCAGCGGTCCATACAGGCCTGGAGGCTCTCGCCACCCTTGGTGGCACAGTTGCCCTCGCACGTGGCCCGGTCGGCCAGGGCCGGAGCGGCGGTCAGCATCGCGCCCAGGAATGCCATGGTGGCCAGGGCGAAGAAGGAGGGTCGCGTCGTCTTCATGGGAAGTGCTCGTCCTTGTCTGTGTTTCAGTCGCAGTCTTTACCGAGGAAGCAGCGGCCCTTGCCGAGCCGTCTCGCCCACGCATAGCCATACGTGGGCGTGGAGAGCGCCATGGGGGAGCCGGGCGTGGTGGGGAACATGCCGGAGCCCCCCAACTGGTCCAGGAGGGGATACTGGGTCATGAGCATCTCCTCACCCGGAGCGCTCATGAAGAAGTAGCGCGAGTTGATGGGCGCGGGGAAGCCGAGGACGGCCAGGGGCATCATGTCCGCCATCCACGGGATGACGATGGCCGTGGGCAGGTAGGTGCCGTACACCGCGCTGAAGAAGGGCAGGTTGAGGCAGGGAATGGGGAGGTAGATGGGCGGATTCATCTCGTACGGCATCTGCCCGAGCAGCATCTGGCAGGTGCGCGTCTCGCTGCTGAGGATGTTGCCGCCCGCCAGGCCCCAGTCATCCACCAGCATGCTGAACTCGCCCTGGCACTGGCCCGCCACCGGCCGGCCCGTGGAGCACACGCGGAGGTTGGAGAAGTTGGTGTCCACGTGCTGCTCTTTGTACAGCCCCTTCTCCCCGTCCCGGTCGTTCTGCAGGAAGGAGGTGGGGATGCGAATCGCGCTCAGCTCCGCCTGCGCGGTGCAGTGCGCGGGGCCCTGGTCGCGGTAGATGAGCCGCGTGACAACGGTGCCCTCCCAGTCCGGTCCGGCGCCTCCGGTGTCGCAGTTCACCGTGAGGTTCTGGCCCCGGGTGAAGGCCTGGGTGATACCCGCGGCCCGGTTGATGTTCGACAGGCCGTTGAAGTCCGCGTAGCGGCGGGCGGCGTCACGGCCCGCGTCCTCCACGGCGTCGTCCGCCTCGGTGTAGTCGAGGGCGGTGGTGTGCATCTTCCGGTGGGTGCTGTTCCACAGGGCGGAGATGGCGGACTCCTGCACCTTCAGGGACAGGTAGCCCACCTCCGCGAAGTGGATGCCGAAGGCGATGACGGTCACCATCAGCGTGGTGCCAATCGCGGTCTCCACGAGGGCCGCGCCACGGGCGCGGCGGCGGGACGGGATGCGGTGGCTCATTGAATCCCCTTGAAGCCCACGCCGCGGAGGGCGTCGAAGGTATCCGCCGCGACGCCGGACGCGCTGCGCAGCGTATTGGAGGCGTCGTTCATCCCGGAGTCGTCGATGTCCGGCGCGACGAGGGTGGCGCGCCAGTACGGGTTGAGGAGGTTGGGCGGCTCGGCCCAGTGCTCGATGCCGAGGCTCTCACCGCGGTGGTAGTAGGTGATGCCCGTGGCCAGCGCCGTCTGCACCGAGTTGGGCGTGCCGTCCGCCAGCGTCAGGCCCCGCGAGTCGAACTCCGTGCCGGGGCCACTCGACTTGAAGCGGAAGCGGGTCATGAAGTTCCAGGGGTCCGCCACCGTGCGCGTGGCCATGTCCCGCTGCACCAGCGCGAAGTTCTTGGGCTGGGCGTAGTTGTCGTCCTCGTCGACGACGCCCAGGGTGTTGTAGTCGACGAAGGCCGGCCAGATGCCGGGGCAGCTGGAGATGCCGCCCGTGCACGGCACGAGGAAGTGGACGAAGGGCATGGGGTCGCTGCCTCCCGTCCACCGGTGCCGGAAGGCGATGCCCGAGCCCACCACCTCCGCCTGCACGTCCTCCGCGGGCCCCGGCATGATGGGCGGGCACGGCAGGCCGCCGCCGTTGAGGATGTGCGGGTAGATGCCGAGGATGGTGCCCTCGTCCTGCGCGGTGACGGCGGAGCCGTAGGGCGGGAGCATGTTCATCACCGCGTCCATGGTGCCCAGGCCGGCGGGCTGCTTGAAGTACGCCGTCCCCTGCCCCGTGAGGATGAGGAAGCCGGTCAGGCGCGAGCGGAGGAGCGCCACGAGGAGGCGAATCATGTGCGGCAGGTAGTGCTCGTAGTTGCGGTGGGTGACGAAGCGGTAGCCCCGGCTGCCCATGGCCGCGTTGACGGCGTGGGCCACCGTCAGGGGCAAATCGCACAGGGCGCCGCTGTCCGTGCAAGCCATTCCGCCCCGCAGCTCGCTGCGGTTCAGCGTCAGGCCCCCGGGGGTGCGCCACTCGCCGCGGCGGCCTCCTGGTGCGGCCTGGTCCGTGATTTCCTTGGCGAACTGCTGGTCTCCCAGCGAGTCCACCAGGTCGTCGTAGGTTTCATGTTGCGAGGCGTAGATGGCGAGCTGCGCCGTCTGGTGGAGCAGCAGCTGCAGTCCGGCCCGAACGTCCGCGCCCCGGAAGATGGGGTCGATGATGCGATCCTCGGTGCGGAAGGCGTTCATCATGGAGTTCAAGTCCCGCACGCCCTTGTTGCCACACCGGCACGCGCGGGCGCAGCCGCCGTTGAAGGGCGCGCAGGCGCACAGAATCTGCATCAACTGGTAGGGCCACTTGGCGCCGCTGAAGGACGAGCGCGCGCCGTTCAGGTAGGCCCGGTACATCGTGGTCCAGGAGATGATGCTCTGCGCGCCGGCCTGGGCCACCGCGTGGCCAATCTGCACGCGGTTGAGCACGGCGATGTTGTTGAAGGTGCGCGCGGTCGCCACCGCGTTGGTGTAGGCGGCCGCGTCCGCCACCGTCTGCACCTCGATGCGCTCGCGCACCTTCATCGAGTAGGACAGCGTGAGCACCACCATCAGCACCACGAGCAGCATGCTGAGCACGAACAGCACCATCGTCTGTCCGCGCCGGAGGGAGGAGAAGCGGGGCGCGTTCATCAGGGCACCGGTGGGCAGTTGGGGGAGGGGAAGAAGCGGGACTTGAGCGGCGTCATCATCCGCATCGTGAAGGTCGTCTCGATGGGGAAGACGTACTGCTTCCGGTTGTAGCGGTTGAGCATCTCCGTGCTCAGGTCACCGGCGAGGCTGAACGAGCTCGTGGTCTCCCCGCGGTTCCAGTTGGCGTTGCGCTCGGCGAGGATGAGCGGGTTGGCCGCCGTGTAGTCCTCGATGCCCAGGTGGGCCATGAACATGCGGGACATCACCCAGTTGGCGAAGGGGATGCGCAGCGGGAACCAGTAGATCATCCGCACCTCGAGCTGCCGCAGGTGCCCGGGCTCGTCGAAGCCGCGGTCCTGGGGCGACGGCACGCCGCCGCCCTCGATGTGCCGGTAGATCCACACGATGCTGCCGTCATGCCCGTTGTCCATGCCGGCCGCGTAGCGGTTGGCCCGGCGGGCCGCGAAGGCCGACGCCAGCTTCTGCGCCGGGTTCGTGCCGGGCGTGGACGTGCCCAGGTAGGAATGGAACGAGGGCAGCAGCGAGAGGATGGCCGAGTGGGTCATCCGCTCGCAGTCGCCGTAGCCGACCGCCCCGGCCCGCGTGGCCCGGAAGACGGCGTAGTGGGCCAGCACACGCGCCTGCAGCATCATGAAGAGCTGCAACGTGCCCAGCACGAGGAACACGACGAGGGGAAGCGTCAGCGCCGCCTCCACCATCGCCTGCCCGGATTGCCTCCCTCCCGTCGGACGCAGTGAATTCATGGCGCCCATATGTTCCGGGGATTCCACTCCGATCGCACATCCGTCAACTTGACGGGAGAGAACAGACTTCCGCCCTACAGGAGCGCACACCCCTGTAACAGGAGTGTGTCGGGGTCCGGACAATCATGCCTGAAGGGACGGGTCCTCCGGGAAGAGGGGGGTGCCGGCCGGCCGGACAGCGGGGAGCCTAGCGCGGCTTCATGCCCTTGGTGTCGAGCTGGTACTTCTTCACCAGCCGCTCGATGGACTTGCGGTGCAGGCCGCTCTCGCGGGCGGCGCGGGAGAGGTTTCCCTCGCAGCGCGTCAGGACGCTGGTGACGTACTCGCGCTCGAAGTTCTCCAGGAGCTGCTCCTTGGCGTCCTTGAAGGAGAGGTGCTCGTTGAAGGGCAGCGGCCCCTCGCGGGCCTGGCCGCGCACGCGGGGCGGCAGGTGGGAGGGGAGGACCTCCTCGCCCTCGCTGAAGGTCAGCACGTGCGACAGCACGTTCATCAATTCGCGCACGTTGCCCGGCCACGCGTAGGCCATCAGCATGCCCAGGGCCTCCGCGGAGAAGCGCTTCTTGCCGTGCTTGCCCACGACTTCCGGGTCCGCCAGCGCGCGCTTGAGGATGAGCGGGATGTCGTCCCGGCGCTGGCGCAGCGGCGGCAACTGCACGGTGATGACGGACAGGCGGAAGTAGAGGTCCTCGCGGAAGTTGCCCGCCTGGATTTCCTTCACCAAATCCCTGTTGGTGGCGGCGATGACGCGGCAGTCCACCTCGATGACGTCGTTGCCGCCCACGCGCCGCACCTCGCGGTTCTCCAGCACGCGCAACAGCTTGGGCTGGAGGTCCAGGCGCAGCTCGCCCAGCTCGTCCAGGAAGATGGTGCCGCCGTGGGCGCGCTCGAAGGCACCGGGGCGGCCGGCCACCGCGCCGGTGAAGGCGCCCTTCTCGTGGCCGAACAGCTCGCTCTCGATGAGGTTGGGCGGAATGGCGCCGCAGTCCAGCACCTCCATGGGCCCCTGCGTGCGGCCGGACAGCTCGTGGATGGCGCGCGCCACCAACTCCTTCCCGGTGCCCGTCTCGCCCTGGATGATGACGGACACGTCCAGCGGGGCGATCTTCTTGATGAGGCCGAAGATCTGCCGCATCTTCATGCTCTGCCCCACCATGCCGCACAGCTCGCCGTCGCGGTCGGGCTCGATGGTGACCTCTTCATCCAGCGGAGCGAACGTCAGGAGCGAGGAGCCGGCGCGAATCTGCGAGCCGGGGGACAGATAGGCGCGCTCAATCCGCCGCCCGTCGAGGAACGTGCCGTTGGTGGAGCCCAGGTCCACCAGGAGGTAGCCGCGCTCGGTGAACTGGATTTCGAAGTGGTGGCGGCTGGCGGTGCGGTCCTCCACGAGGACCAGGTCGTTGCCGGGATGGGCGCCGCAGCGAAGACGCTCCTTGTCGCTCACCACGGAGCGGCCGGTATCCGGGCCGGAGGAGACGGACAGCCGACACTTGTGGAGCTTCACCGTGGTGCGGGGGTCCACCACGAGCGTCTCCCCCAGGAGCGGGGAGTGGGCCAGATCCTGCCCGATGTCGCCGGGGCTGGTGTGGATGTCATCAGGGTGCTGCGGAGGGGGGGCACTCATCTGTCGTCGAGGATGATAGCAAACGGCACCCACTCGGCCCGCCCTGTCGGGTGCGACGGTGCTAGGCTCCCGCGCCCCGCCCATGTCTTCCCGCAAAGTGAAGTCGAAGAAAGCCCCGGCCCTGCCTGGGCTCCAGGCGCCCGAGCGTCCCGCGCGAGCGCCCCGCCGTCCGAGCGCGAAGAAGACGGTGGCCATCCTGTCCCGCAAGCGGTCTCTCTATTCCACCCGCCGGCTGGTGGAGGCCGTGAAGGAGCGGGGACACCGGCCGCTGGTGTTCGACACACTGCGCTGCTGTCTGCTGCTGGCCCAGGGCGCGCCGCGCATGACGTACCGCGGTGTCGAGGTGCGCGGCGTGGACGTGGTGGTGCCGCGCATCGGCGCGTCGATTACGGCCTACGGGCTGGCGGTGGTGAACCACTTCGAGATGATGGGCGTGCCCGTCCTCAACCCGCCCACCTCCATTGCCCGCAGCCGCGACAAGCTGCGCGCGCTGCAGTTCCTGGCGCGCGCGGGGCTGGACATCCCCCGCACCGTGATGGCGCATGACCGCAGCAACGTGCGCCGGCTGGTGGAGGAGGTGGGGGGGCTGCCCATCATCATCAAGCTCATCAAGGGCACCCAGGGCGTGGGCGTGATGATCGCCCACACGCTGCCGGAGGTGCAGACCATCCTGGATACGTTCTGGGACCTGGGTCAGGAAATCGTCCTCCAGGAGTTCGTGGCGGAGAGCGAGGGCCGCGACGTGCGGGCGCTCGTGGTGGGCAGCCAGGTGGTGGGCGCCATGCGCCGCAAGGCGAAGAAGGGCGAGTTCCGCTCCAACATCCACCGCGGCGGGGAGGGGCAGGCAATCGAGCTCCCGGCGTCCTACATGGAGGCGGCGGTGCAGGCCGCGCGGGTGCTGGGCCTGGAGGTGGCGGGCGTGGACATGCTGGAGGGCCGCGCCGGGCCCCGGCTGATGGAGATCAACTCCAGCCCGGGCTTCGAGGGACTGGAGGGGGCCACGGGGCAGGACATCGCCGGGGCCATCATCGACCACGCGCTGGTCTACGCCGAGCAGAAGGCGGGCGGGCTGCGGGCTCGCGAAGGGTGAGCGAGGAGGCTTTGTCCCTGGCCGTGTGAGGCTGCCCGCACGCTTGGAAGCAGGCGGGCCTCCAGGGCAAGGCGCCTTGCATGCTCCTCAGGAACACAGGAATGCAATTCGTGCCGGAGTGTCCTGGGGAGTTGGCAGCGGAGTGGAGAGCCCTCTAATCTGGCGGCCCTCCATGAAAACGCTGCACAAGCCGCTGCAGATCACCGTCTACCAGGATGTGCTCTGTGCCTGGTGCTACCTCGCCGACCAGCGCCTGGACGTGCTGCGCCAGGAGTTTGGCGAAGCCCTCCGTTGGAGCGTCAGGCCGTATCCGCTGCGCCTCCAGGACGCGCTTCCCACGGAGCGCGAGAAGCGCGGGCTGGTGGAAGAAGTCCAGCGTGCGCAGCGCGAGCCGGACCCCACCGCGAGCCTGCTGTCCACGGACCTGTGGCTCGGGGGTGATCCTCCGCGCACCAGCGTGCCGGCGCTCGCGGCGCTCGAAGCCGCGCGGCTCCAGGGCCCGCAGGCGCGCGCGTTCCTCGCGAGGTCCATGCAGCGCGCCGCGCTGGAGCAGGGCATCAACGTGTCCCGCACGGACGTGGTGTTCGAACTGGCGTCGCGCGTGGGCCTGGCGATGAACGAGTTCTCCGCGGCCTTCCGCTCGGAGGAGACGCGCCGGCTCATCCTCGACGAGCACCGCGACGCGGCCAACCGCGGCGTGCGCGGCGTGCCCACGCTGGTCATCGGCGGCCGGTGGATGCTGTGCGGCCTGCGCGAGCTGACCGAGTACCGCGAGCACATCCTCGCGTGCCTGGGGAAGTCCTCCGTGCCGCGCGCGGGCTCCGCCGAGCGGCTGGTGCACTGAAGCACCCGGGCCCGCGCCCCTTCGCGCGGCCCCATGCGGCGACCCGGGCCCGCGCCACTCGCGCGGGCCCGTCGCGTTTCAGGCCTCCTCCACTCCGTTGCTGAGCGTCAGGTAGAGGCCCGCGAGCATGAGCTGGAAGAAGGCCGACGCGGGCAGCACGCCCACGCAGCAGGCCAGGACGCCCGCCAGGGTGATGACGCCGCCGAGCAGGGAGGTCCCCAGCATGGCCAGACGCTGGCCGCTCGCATAGGCGAAGCAGCGGCGCAGCGTCTCGACGGGGTTGGGGTTCTCGCTGCGCGCCAGCTCCGGCTGGACCAGCATCAGGGGAAGAATCACCCACATGCCCGGGAAGACGGAGAGCCCCCCGAACACGAGCAGCATCACCGCCAGGCTGGGCCCCAGTGAGCCGAAGACCCGGATCAGCTCCGCGGACGGGTCATTCCCCCCGTTCGCGCCCATCCAGTCCGCGCTACGCAGGGCATCGAGTCCTCCCGTGAGGGCCGCCGCGCCCAGCGCGACGCCGAAGATGAGCAGCACGACGGGAATCATCAGCGCGAAGGTGAGCAGCGTGGTGAGCAGGTACGGGACGGCCTTGTGGAACTGGGTGAACATCTGCCCCACGTCCGCGCGCCGGCCGTCGAGCACGTCGAACAGCATCCGCATGAAGCCGATGGACACCAGGCCCTGCACCACCGTGGACAGGATGAACCCGATGACGAGGAACAGGCCCGTCACCGCCCAGTGGTCCGCCATCCCGCCGATGAAGGAGAGGACCTGGGAGACGACATTCCCCACCAGGGAGCCGGCGATGACGATGAGCACGCCGACGCAGATCATCACCCACTCGCCCTTGAAGGCGTCCCAGCACGTCTCCAGCAGCGCGCCCACGCTCCAGCGCTCACGGGTCAGCGCGAAGGCGTGGCCCATCCCGGCGCGCTCGCGGCACGTGGGGCAGGTGAGCTGGATGCCGCCCTCGCTGCACGTGTCGCACATGAAGTTGCCGCAGCGCGTACAGGTGCGCGACGCCCGCTGCTCGGGGTGAAGCGGGCAGAGCGCGCCCGCCCCCCGTCCGAAGTCCATCTCCGCCATGGTTCCCCGCTCCTCGCTCGGCGGCCCACCAGTCCACCCGGCTCGGGCCGCACACACATTCCCACCTACACCAGCCGGGGCAGTGTCCACCAGAGGACGGCAGAGGGTATCCTGCGAGGGGGAAGGCGTCCTGGGCGGGGCGATCAGCCAGGGAAACGTTCCCCGGTGTGAATTTCCGTCGCCCTGCCGCGTCTCCTCCCGTGTGGTCGCGAAAGTGGAGAGCCTGCCGCTCCACTCCGCCCAGGAGATTGCTCACATGCGCCGCCTGCTCGCACTCGCCATCCCGCTCGCCCTGATGATGGGGACCGGCTGTGTTGCCCACGTCCATGACGGCCCGTACCGGAGCACCTACCGGACGGTCGAGGTGGACTACAGCTACTCGGGTGACCACCCCGTGCCGGACGAGTACGGCGGGGGCTGGTGCTCGGACGTGCACACGCACGTGCATGACTACCGGCCGACGACGACGTACTACACCTACACGGACAACGTGTACTACTACCGGGGCCCGTCGGTGGTCTGGTACTGGGACTACCACCCGCTCGTCGTCGGGGGTTACTGCAACCTGCACGGGCGCCACTCCCACGACTACTACCCGAGCTCCAGCCCGGGCTACCGCTACGAGCGCAACCGCGGCTACGTGTGGGACCGCACGCACCGGGCTTCCCCCGTGTACAGCTACGTGGGCGCCTCGCGCGGCTCGGCCCGCTCGTCCAGCTACAACAACCGTGACTCGCGTGACTCGTCCTACAGCCGTCCCCCGCCGCCGTCCGGCACCGGCTACGGCACCACGCCTCCGCGTGGCAGCGGCAACGGCAACAACGGCGGCTGGGGCAACGGCGGGAGCCACTCCGGTGGCGGCTACGGCAACTCCGGCAACGGCAACAACAACGGCGGCAACAACGGCGGCTGGGGCAACTCCGGCAACGGCAACTCCGGCAACGGTGGTGGCTACGGCAACCCGCCTCCGGGTCGCGGCGGTGGCCGGGGCCACGATGACGACGACAACGACCACGGCAACAACGGTGGCGGCTACGGCGGCAACTCCGGCAACGGCAACTCGGGCGGCAACTCCGGCAATGGCAACGGTGGCGGCTGGGGCAACTCCGGCAACGGCAACTCCGGTGGCGGATACGGTGGCAACTCGGGTGGCAACTCCGGCAACGGCAACTCCGGTGGCAACTCCGGCAATGGCAACTCGGGTGGCAGCTCCGGCAATGGCAGCGGCTGGGGCAACTCCGGCGGTGGTAGCTCCGGTGGCAGCTCTGGCGGTAGCGCCACGCCGCCTTCTGGCCGTGGCAACTCCGGCAGCCGGGGCAACAGCAGCGGCAGCAGCAGCGGCGGGAGCAGCAGCGGTGGCAGCAGCAGCGGCAGCGGGTGGGACCGTGGCGGCAGCAGCCGGGGCAACAGCAGCGGCAGCAGCGGTGGCAGCAGCAGCGGCAGCGGCTGGAGCAACGGTGGCTCGCGCTCCGGCTCCAGCAGCAGCGGCTCCTCCTCCGGCGGCTCGACTCCGAGTGGCCGCGGGCGCTCCGGCAAGAGCAACAACGGCTGGCGCTGACCCGCGGACCGCCGCGCACCGGAGCCGAAGCGGGCATTCCGGAGCGCGGCGGGCGCCGCACCCAGGCTGATGGATTCCCGACACCGGGCCGTGTCCCCTGTCCGAGACGGACAGGCGGGCCGCCCGGTGTCTCGCTTCGTGCGCTGCACACTTCACCTGGCGTCGGGCAGGGGACGGACGGCGGACGGGGTGGATTGCCGCAGCGAGGGGCCGTGAAGATGTTGCCGGCCGATGAAGCGCCCTTACCTGATTGCCACCTGTGTCTTGCTGGGGCTCGCGCCGGGCTGCGGCTCCGGCGGTTTCACACCCGACCCCGGCGTCCGCACCGAGGATGCCGAAGCGGTGGACCTGGACAACCTCCGCATCCGCGTCAGCGGCCGTGCGGAGGTGCTGCCCGAGGCCGTGCGCCTGCTCGAGTCCCGGGGCCAGCCCGTCCCCTCGCTGGATGGCGTGCCCATCTCCATCGAGGAGCCTTTGCGCCTGTCCGTCAATGACGTGAACGCCAGCCTCGGCACCGGCGCG contains these protein-coding regions:
- a CDS encoding pilus assembly protein TadG-related protein; the encoded protein is MNAPRFSSLRRGQTMVLFVLSMLLVVLMVVLTLSYSMKVRERIEVQTVADAAAYTNAVATARTFNNIAVLNRVQIGHAVAQAGAQSIISWTTMYRAYLNGARSSFSGAKWPYQLMQILCACAPFNGGCARACRCGNKGVRDLNSMMNAFRTEDRIIDPIFRGADVRAGLQLLLHQTAQLAIYASQHETYDDLVDSLGDQQFAKEITDQAAPGGRRGEWRTPGGLTLNRSELRGGMACTDSGALCDLPLTVAHAVNAAMGSRGYRFVTHRNYEHYLPHMIRLLVALLRSRLTGFLILTGQGTAYFKQPAGLGTMDAVMNMLPPYGSAVTAQDEGTILGIYPHILNGGGLPCPPIMPGPAEDVQAEVVGSGIAFRHRWTGGSDPMPFVHFLVPCTGGISSCPGIWPAFVDYNTLGVVDEDDNYAQPKNFALVQRDMATRTVADPWNFMTRFRFKSSGPGTEFDSRGLTLADGTPNSVQTALATGITYYHRGESLGIEHWAEPPNLLNPYWRATLVAPDIDDSGMNDASNTLRSASGVAADTFDALRGVGFKGIQ
- a CDS encoding pilus assembly protein; its protein translation is MSHRIPSRRRARGAALVETAIGTTLMVTVIAFGIHFAEVGYLSLKVQESAISALWNSTHRKMHTTALDYTEADDAVEDAGRDAARRYADFNGLSNINRAAGITQAFTRGQNLTVNCDTGGAGPDWEGTVVTRLIYRDQGPAHCTAQAELSAIRIPTSFLQNDRDGEKGLYKEQHVDTNFSNLRVCSTGRPVAGQCQGEFSMLVDDWGLAGGNILSSETRTCQMLLGQMPYEMNPPIYLPIPCLNLPFFSAVYGTYLPTAIVIPWMADMMPLAVLGFPAPINSRYFFMSAPGEEMLMTQYPLLDQLGGSGMFPTTPGSPMALSTPTYGYAWARRLGKGRCFLGKDCD
- a CDS encoding TadE/TadG family type IV pilus assembly protein; the encoded protein is MNSLRPTGGRQSGQAMVEAALTLPLVVFLVLGTLQLFMMLQARVLAHYAVFRATRAGAVGYGDCERMTHSAILSLLPSFHSYLGTSTPGTNPAQKLASAFAARRANRYAAGMDNGHDGSIVWIYRHIEGGGVPSPQDRGFDEPGHLRQLEVRMIYWFPLRIPFANWVMSRMFMAHLGIEDYTAANPLILAERNANWNRGETTSSFSLAGDLSTEMLNRYNRKQYVFPIETTFTMRMMTPLKSRFFPSPNCPPVP
- a CDS encoding DsbA family oxidoreductase produces the protein MKTLHKPLQITVYQDVLCAWCYLADQRLDVLRQEFGEALRWSVRPYPLRLQDALPTEREKRGLVEEVQRAQREPDPTASLLSTDLWLGGDPPRTSVPALAALEAARLQGPQARAFLARSMQRAALEQGINVSRTDVVFELASRVGLAMNEFSAAFRSEETRRLILDEHRDAANRGVRGVPTLVIGGRWMLCGLRELTEYREHILACLGKSSVPRAGSAERLVH
- a CDS encoding sigma 54-interacting transcriptional regulator, producing MSAPPPQHPDDIHTSPGDIGQDLAHSPLLGETLVVDPRTTVKLHKCRLSVSSGPDTGRSVVSDKERLRCGAHPGNDLVLVEDRTASRHHFEIQFTERGYLLVDLGSTNGTFLDGRRIERAYLSPGSQIRAGSSLLTFAPLDEEVTIEPDRDGELCGMVGQSMKMRQIFGLIKKIAPLDVSVIIQGETGTGKELVARAIHELSGRTQGPMEVLDCGAIPPNLIESELFGHEKGAFTGAVAGRPGAFERAHGGTIFLDELGELRLDLQPKLLRVLENREVRRVGGNDVIEVDCRVIAATNRDLVKEIQAGNFREDLYFRLSVITVQLPPLRQRRDDIPLILKRALADPEVVGKHGKKRFSAEALGMLMAYAWPGNVRELMNVLSHVLTFSEGEEVLPSHLPPRVRGQAREGPLPFNEHLSFKDAKEQLLENFEREYVTSVLTRCEGNLSRAARESGLHRKSIERLVKKYQLDTKGMKPR
- a CDS encoding ATP-grasp domain-containing protein, which produces MSSRKVKSKKAPALPGLQAPERPARAPRRPSAKKTVAILSRKRSLYSTRRLVEAVKERGHRPLVFDTLRCCLLLAQGAPRMTYRGVEVRGVDVVVPRIGASITAYGLAVVNHFEMMGVPVLNPPTSIARSRDKLRALQFLARAGLDIPRTVMAHDRSNVRRLVEEVGGLPIIIKLIKGTQGVGVMIAHTLPEVQTILDTFWDLGQEIVLQEFVAESEGRDVRALVVGSQVVGAMRRKAKKGEFRSNIHRGGEGQAIELPASYMEAAVQAARVLGLEVAGVDMLEGRAGPRLMEINSSPGFEGLEGATGQDIAGAIIDHALVYAEQKAGGLRAREG